One bacterium genomic region harbors:
- a CDS encoding class I SAM-dependent methyltransferase, with protein MNSKQWYEELFENYGRTYDKESFTQGTIGECDFLEQELNFNKSLKILDVGCGTGRHSIELSKRGYSVTGIDLSDSQLAVAREKAAKENLKINFQKQDARNLPFNKEFDAAIMLCEGGFALMETDEMNFEILKSVTKSLREKSKFIFTTLNGLFPLYHSVEKFCAANSIGDNATYRSNTFDLMTFREHNITRIVDDDGNKKTLECNERFYVPSEITWLLKSLGYKQIDVFGAKLGAFSRNDKLTTEDFEMLIIAEK; from the coding sequence TTACGGAAGGACTTACGACAAAGAGTCTTTCACGCAAGGAACAATCGGTGAATGCGATTTCCTCGAACAGGAACTGAATTTTAACAAATCTTTGAAAATTCTTGATGTCGGATGCGGAACAGGCAGACACTCAATTGAATTATCGAAAAGAGGTTACTCAGTAACCGGAATTGATCTTTCAGACTCACAGCTAGCAGTTGCCCGAGAGAAAGCGGCAAAGGAAAATCTTAAAATTAATTTTCAAAAACAGGACGCAAGGAATTTACCCTTCAATAAAGAGTTTGATGCTGCTATAATGCTCTGTGAAGGCGGCTTTGCATTAATGGAAACGGACGAAATGAATTTTGAAATATTAAAGAGCGTGACAAAATCTCTTAGAGAAAAATCAAAGTTTATTTTTACAACTTTAAATGGCTTGTTTCCTCTTTATCATTCTGTGGAAAAGTTTTGTGCGGCAAATTCCATTGGTGATAATGCAACTTATCGAAGCAACACTTTCGATCTGATGACATTCCGTGAACATAACATAACCAGAATAGTTGACGATGATGGAAACAAGAAAACTCTTGAATGCAATGAAAGATTTTATGTGCCGAGCGAAATAACCTGGCTGCTCAAATCTCTTGGTTATAAACAAATCGATGTTTTCGGTGCAAAGCTAGGTGCGTTTTCCCGTAACGATAAATTAACAACCGAAGATTTTGAAATGCTTATTATTGCAGAAAAATAA